From the genome of Streptomyces sp. S4.7:
CGACCGGCTCAAGGAGACGGACAGCCCCGACGTCCTCGTCTACGACTACGCCCGTACGTACTGGTCGGGCGAGGTGGTCCGCAACATCCTCTCCGACCTGCTCGACGAGAGCGGTCCCGCGCCTTTCCGGCTCATCGACCGGCCGGACCTCCTGCGGGTGCTGATGGTCGTCTGGAACAAGGCCTACCGCCGCGAGTACATCGACCGGCAGGGCTTCGCCTTCCCGCCCGGCTACTACGAGGACACGCCCTGGACCTTCCCCGCGCTGATGGCCGCCGAGTCGATCGCGACGCTCGACCGCGTCTGCGTGCACTACCGGCAGCGGCGCCAGGGAAACATCCTTTCCACCACCAGCCGCAAGCACTTCGACATCTTCGACCAGTACGACCGTGTCTTCGCGTTCATCGACTCACGGCCCGCCCTGGACGCCTGGCGCCCCGTGCTGTTCCGGCGGATGCTCGACCACTTCTCCAAACTCGTCGCCGTACGGGGGCGGCTGCCGCGCCGCAGCCGCCCCGAGTTCTTCCGCCGGGCCCGCGCCCACCACCGCCGCCACCGCACCCCCGGCTCCGCGCCGCTGCTGCGGGCCCGGCTGCGCCACACCCTGCTGCGGTTCGGTGCCCACCGCACGTACCGCGCCCTGTGGACGGCGCAGCGCGTGCAGATGGGCGCCCGGCAGGCCGCCGCGGCCCTGGGCCGGGCCGCGCGCGCCGGGGCGCTGCACCTGCACTACCGGATGCAGCGGTGCCTGCCGGTACGGGAGAACAGGGCGGTCTTCGCGGCGTACGACGGCCGGGGCTACGCCTGCAACCCGGCGGCCATCGAGGAGAAGGTGCGCGAACTCGCCCCGCACATCGACACGTCGTGGATCGGCCGCGCCGAGTACCACCACACCGTGCCGACCGGCACCCGCAGACTGCGCCCCGACAGCTTCGGCTACTGGACGGCGCTCGCCCGCGACAAGTACCTCGTCAACAACGTCAACTTCGACCGGCGCCTGGTCAAGCGCCCGCAGCAGATCCTCCTCCAGACGCACCACGGCACCCCGCTCAAGTCCATGGGCCTCGACCTCCAGGACCACCCGGCCGCCGCACGCCGGACGGAGTTCGACCGGCTCCTGACGGGCGTCGACCAGTGGGACTTCTCCCTCTCGGCGAACCGTCACTCCACCCTCGTCTGGGAGAAGGCGTATCCGGCCGGTCACACGGCGCTCGAATACGGCTACCCGCGCAACGACGTGTTCCAGCGCGCCACTTCGGCCGATGTCGCCCGGCTGCGGGAGTCCCTGGGGATCCCCGAGGGCTTCACGGCCGTGCTGTACGCGCCGACACAGCGCGACTACCGGCGCACCCCGTACGTCCCGCTTGACCTGGAGCGGCTCGCCCAGGCGCTCGGCCCGCGCTTCGTGGTGCTGACCCGCGCCCACCACACGTACGAGGCGCCGCTGCCGCACACCCCGCACCCGCGCATCATCGACGTCTCGGGCCACCACCGGGTCGAGTCGCTGTGTCTGGCCGCCGACGCGCTCGTCACCGACTACTCGTCGCTGATGTTCGACTACGTGAACCTGGACCGGCCCGTCGTCATCCACATCGACGACTGGGAGGCGTACGAGGCGGCCCGCGGCACCTACTTCGACGTCCGGGCGTTCCCGCCGGGCGCGGTGGCGCGCGACGAGGACGATCTGATCGACATCTTCACCACGGACCACTGGCGCGGCTCACGCTCGGCCCAGCTCCGGGCGGCCTTCCGCGCGCGGTTCTGTCCGTACGACGACGGGCTGGCGGCGGAGCGGGTGGTACGCCGGGTGTTCCTCGGCGAGACGACGGGTCTGCCGGAGCCGGTGCCCCTGGCGGACCGCACACCGGCGCCCTCCCCACTGCTGCCCCACCAACGGCACGGACGGAACATGTCGGACGCGGGACGCTGAGCCCGATCGCAGGCCGGGTCGCGGACGCGGCCCGGCCTGCGATGGGAGGACCCCCAGGGGGTGTCCGCAAAGCAGCGCCGTCCGCCCGGAGGGGCGGGGCCCGCGGCGGCCGGCGCGGTGCCTCGCAAGGCGGAGGACCGGTGTGGTGGATGGACCGGCCGTACGCGGCCGACTCCGACAACGCGAGGGGGGCACCTCCCGTGCCCCCCTCGGGGGCTACGGGGGAGAGGTGCCGTGCCGGGCGTCCCGTGCCAGGCGCTACATTCCGGACACGGCCTGGGTCCTGTCTTCGAACTGGCGTCGTCCGCCCGTAGGGCGGGGCTCACGGCGTCCGGTGCGTGCGATCACAAGACGGAGGATCGCATCCGTACCGGGCGTACTCGGGCGGTCCGACAACGCAGCGGGCGTGCGTGCCAGGCGTCGTGAGCCAGACGCCAGTTCGAAGACAGGACCTAGCGGTCCAGCAGCTCGAACAGCTCGTGCCAGCGGCGCAGGATCTCCTCCTGGGAGTACCGCTGGACGTTCACCCGGGCCCGCTCCCCCAGGCTGTCCCGCAGCCGCGGGTTGCCGGTCAGCCGCAGCAGCCGGTCGGCCAGCGCGTCCGTGTCGCCCGGTGGCGCCAGCAGCCCGTCCTCGCCGTCCCTGACGATCTCCCGGACGCCCGGCGCGCAGTCGAACGCCGCGCACGGCACCCCGCTCGCCATGGCCTCCATGAGCGCCAGTGGGAAGCCCTCGCCGCGCGAGGACTGGACGAAGACCGAGCACTCGGCCAGCGCCCCCGCCACGTCGTCGGTACGGCCCATCCAGTCGACCGAGCCGTCCAGTCCGAGCGCCGTGCACCGCTCCTTCAGCGCACTCTCGTCCTGGCCGGCGCCGTAGATCCGCAGCCGCCAGTCGGGCCGCGCCCCGGCCACCGGCGCCCAGCTCTCCAGGAGCAGGTCGATGCCCTTCTGGTCGTCCAGCCTGCCGATGCTGGCGACGTTCTTCCGCGTGCGCGGAGAGGGCTGTTCGGGCAGCGAGCCCAGCGCGTTGGGCATGGCGCCGACGTTGTCGAAGCCCTCGGCGATCCAGGCGTCCGCGTCCTCCTGGGTGAGGGTGAGCCAGCGGTCGACGTGCGGATAGCTGTTCTTGATCCAGCGGAAGCGGTGGCACCGCTTGCTGTACTCGTACGACTCGTGGCTCATCCCGATCAGCCGCAGACCCGTGGTGTCGGCCTCCAGGACCCACTCCATCGGCCAGACCTGGGTGACGATCACCAGCGCGCCGGGCCCGGCCGCCCGGAAGATCTCCGAGAGACGCGCGACGGCCCGCCGTTTGCCCGCGCCCCTGGCCGCCTCACGGCGGCGGGCGAGCAGGTCGAAGTGGTCGAGCGGGGAGCGCGGGCGCCAGGGAGTGGGCGGGTGGCCGGGATAGAGCGCGGTCACCGGGTAGGCGGGCGGCTCGGGGAGGGTGAGCTTCAGCTCCGCCTCGTGGATGCCGACGACCTGGACGCGGTGGCCGTGGGCGCCGAAGAGGCGGGCCATCTGATGGGTCCAGGCGGTGACACCGCCGAGGATGTCGGTGGCGTTGGCGAGCAGGATCAGCTCACGGGGCCCCGCGACGGGAGGCCCGGCGGCGTCGGTCGTCGTATCGGTCGTCGAGTCGGCCGCGGCTGTCACCGGCGGGTCCTTCCTGCGAAGAGCACGTCCACGGCGGTACGCGCGGCCTGGCCGCTCTCGAAGCCGCCGAACTTCTCGGCGAACCGCGCCCGGTCCTCCCGGTGCGCGGTGTCGGTTTTCTTCAACTCGCCCATGAGCCGGTGCAGTTCGTCCTCGGACTCGGCCACGGGCCCGGGGGCCTCGGCACGCAGGTCGAAGTAGCTGCCGCGCTCGGCCACGTACGCGTCCAGGTCCGGCGCGAAGAAGACCATCGGCCGGTCCAGCAGGGCGTAGTCGAACATGATCGACGAGTAGTCCGTGATCAACGCGTCGGCGAGACAGAGCAGTTCACTGACGTCGTGGTGGGCGGACACGTCGATCAACGTGCCGGGCGGACAGACCGGCAGGGCCGCGGACTCCAGGTAGTGGGCCCGTACGAGCAGGACGTATTCGTCAGCGAACCGCTCCGTGAACCGCCGTACGTCGAGCGGCAGTCGCGTCGTCCGGCCCTTCTTCGGCATCCCGCGGAAGGTCGGCGCGTACAGCACCACCTGACGGTGGTCGGGGATGCCGAGCTCGGTGGCGAGCGCGGGGCGCGGGAAGCGCCCCCGGCTCTCGTCGGTGGCGCGGGCCCGCACCAGACGGTCGTTGCGCGGATAACCGCAGCGCACCAGCGAATCGGCGGGCAGCCGGTAGTCGCGCGCCAGCGTCCGGACGTCGTGCTCGGACCGTACGAGGAAGTGGTCGAAGCGGGCGAGCGCGGTGCTCAGTTTCTCCCGCTCGGGGGCGTTCTGCGCCTTGATCCGGCTCTCGGCGAAGCCCATGCGCTTGTACGCGGAGCCGTGCCAGGTCTGGAGGTAGGTGGTGGCGGGGGGCTTTCTCAGATCGAGCGGGAAGCCCTGGTTGTCGACCCAGTACTGGGCGCGGGCGAGGGCCCACAGATAGCGCCAGGACAGCCGCCGGACCAGCCGCGCGTCGGCGGGGAATCCGTCGGGGGACGACGCGTAGGACCAGGTGTGGCGCATGCCCCGGCGGCGCTGCTCGCGCAGTTCCTCGTGGATGGCGCGCGGGCTGTCGCCGTAGCACTTGCCCATGTGGCTCTCGAAGACCACCGAGCCCTTGCGGACGGGGAGCCGGATCAGCAGCCGGTTGTAGACGCGCGTCTTGACGGAGCGGGCGCAGAGCCGGTCGAAGCGCCGGCGCACCGCCTTGGCGAGCCGCTTGGCCTTGCGGGCGGGGCGGAAGTGGGTGAGGTAGTGGAGCGCCGCGGCCGCGAGGCGGCCGGGGCGGCGCCGCGCCTGGAGCTGGAACGCGAGGTGGTGCTTGACGGTGACGTACGGCTTCCAGGTGTCGCCGAACAGGCGCCCGAGGCGCGGGCGTGCCCGGAACCGGCCCACCGCTTCGGCCCGGTCCCGCTCCAGGAACAGCGGTCCTGTGGTGGTGCCGGTGGGTGTGTGCAGGGCGAGGCGGGGGTCGCACACGCGGTCCCGCGCGCCGCCGACGCGCAGGAGCGCGCCGAGGTCGACGGAGGCGCGCCAGCGGACGGTGTCGGCCTCGCGCCACATCTCCTCCACGGGTGCGCGGAAGACGAGGCGTCCGTCGCTGCCGCGTGCCACGAACTCCAGGGTGGCAATCAACGGGGCTTCTGCGGGCAGCAGTTGGAGCGGTGCGGGTAGCTGTCCTTCGAGTACGAGCCGGGCGCCCTCCTGCCCGCAGTGGGTCAGACGGTTCAGCAACGGGGTGTCGGCGGCCGGTCGGTAGTGGTGTCCCAGCTCCGTGACGTCGAGCGCCGCCCGCTCCCCGGGGTCGTCGGGGAGATCGGCCCGCCAGTACACCTTCCCCTCCCGCTCGGTCAGCGCGGAGGCGACGGCGCCCGGCCTGCCGAGCGCGTAGCCGGCGGCCAGTACGCCGTCCGTGTCCCCCTCGGCGAGGAGTTGGAGGCAGACCCGTTCCAGGGGCGGCAGGTCGAGCCGCAGGGCGGGTTCGGTCCGGGCGACGGGCAGTGCGGCGACGAGGGCGGCGGCATGCGCCCGTGTCCCGGCGTCCAGCTTGGGGAACTGCCTTGCGAGGGCCACGAGTTGATCGGCGAGGAAGGCGCGGTCACGGGCCTCGCACAGCGCCGTACGGCCCTGGAGCGTGAGGAGTCCGGCGACCCGTACGTGCGCGGCGAGCTGTCCCTCCAGCGTGCCGGCCGGGTCGTCGGGTGCCCGGCCGCCGACGATCAGGTTGGGGACGAGGGCGATACGGCTCGCGGCGGTGGCCGCCTCGGCGCCGAACAGGATCTCGCCGCGGTCCAGGTCCTCGGCGTAGCGCAGTCCCGTCCGCTCAATCAGGTCGGCGCGCACACAGAATCCGGTCACCAGGGCGTCGGCGACGACGAGTTCGGGGGCGCCGGCCAGGTCGTCGATGGCGCGGGAGCGCGCGTACAGCTCGCTCTCGACGATCCGCGCCGGGGGCTGCTCCTTGGCGCGGCGGCCCGCGCGCCGGGTCCAGCGCCCGGCGGCGAGTTCGGCGCCTGAGCGCTCGGCCGCCTCCCACAGATTGCGGCAGGCGTCCCGCTGGAGCCGCTCGCCCTCGCCGAGCACCATGACGTACCGGCCCCGCGCCTGGTCGAGGCCGTGGTTGCGCAGTGCGGCGGTGGTGGGCGCTTCGGCGCCGGAGGTGACGATCCGGACGCGCGCCGGGTCCAGTTGGGCGAGTTCGTCCGCCACGGCCCGTACGTCATCGGCGGCCGACTCGGCGTCGTCCGGGCCCGCGCCCGCCGGTCCACCGGCCGGCGGCTCGAGGGCCGGGCCGAGCACCACCACCGCCTCGGTGGCGCGCATGGTCTGCGCGACGACGGACTCCACGGACCGGCGCAGCGCCTGGGCATCGGATCCGGCGGTGACGACACAGCTGATCTCGACCGTGCTCATGCGCCGCCCCCCACGGGCATCAGGTCCGCGAGGCGGGCGGCGGCGGTGCCGTCGTCCAGATCGCAGAAGGTCTCCCGGAATCGTTCGTACGCGGCGGTGGGCACCCGGGACCCGGGGGCCCGCAGGGCGGCCACGAGCGCGGCGGTGTCGGTCACGACCGGTCCGGGCGCCGCGGACTCGAAGTCGAAGTAGAAGCCGCGCAGCGTGTCCCGGTAGTGCTCCAGGTCGTACGCGTGGAAGTACATCGGCCGGCCCGTCTGCGCGAAGTCGAACATGAGTGACGAGTAGTCGGTGACCAGCGCGTCGCTGATCAGCATCAGCTCGGCGACGTC
Proteins encoded in this window:
- a CDS encoding bifunctional glycosyltransferase family 2 protein/CDP-glycerol:glycerophosphate glycerophosphotransferase; this encodes MARFSIIVPAYKVQAYLQECLQSVLGQTYEDFELIAVDDGSPDACGTIIDEVAAADPRVVAVHLPENEGLGPARNAGIARATGDYLIFLDGDDTLTPGALQTIADRLKETDSPDVLVYDYARTYWSGEVVRNILSDLLDESGPAPFRLIDRPDLLRVLMVVWNKAYRREYIDRQGFAFPPGYYEDTPWTFPALMAAESIATLDRVCVHYRQRRQGNILSTTSRKHFDIFDQYDRVFAFIDSRPALDAWRPVLFRRMLDHFSKLVAVRGRLPRRSRPEFFRRARAHHRRHRTPGSAPLLRARLRHTLLRFGAHRTYRALWTAQRVQMGARQAAAALGRAARAGALHLHYRMQRCLPVRENRAVFAAYDGRGYACNPAAIEEKVRELAPHIDTSWIGRAEYHHTVPTGTRRLRPDSFGYWTALARDKYLVNNVNFDRRLVKRPQQILLQTHHGTPLKSMGLDLQDHPAAARRTEFDRLLTGVDQWDFSLSANRHSTLVWEKAYPAGHTALEYGYPRNDVFQRATSADVARLRESLGIPEGFTAVLYAPTQRDYRRTPYVPLDLERLAQALGPRFVVLTRAHHTYEAPLPHTPHPRIIDVSGHHRVESLCLAADALVTDYSSLMFDYVNLDRPVVIHIDDWEAYEAARGTYFDVRAFPPGAVARDEDDLIDIFTTDHWRGSRSAQLRAAFRARFCPYDDGLAAERVVRRVFLGETTGLPEPVPLADRTPAPSPLLPHQRHGRNMSDAGR
- a CDS encoding glycosyltransferase → MILLANATDILGGVTAWTHQMARLFGAHGHRVQVVGIHEAELKLTLPEPPAYPVTALYPGHPPTPWRPRSPLDHFDLLARRREAARGAGKRRAVARLSEIFRAAGPGALVIVTQVWPMEWVLEADTTGLRLIGMSHESYEYSKRCHRFRWIKNSYPHVDRWLTLTQEDADAWIAEGFDNVGAMPNALGSLPEQPSPRTRKNVASIGRLDDQKGIDLLLESWAPVAGARPDWRLRIYGAGQDESALKERCTALGLDGSVDWMGRTDDVAGALAECSVFVQSSRGEGFPLALMEAMASGVPCAAFDCAPGVREIVRDGEDGLLAPPGDTDALADRLLRLTGNPRLRDSLGERARVNVQRYSQEEILRRWHELFELLDR
- a CDS encoding CDP-glycerol glycerophosphotransferase family protein: MSTVEISCVVTAGSDAQALRRSVESVVAQTMRATEAVVVLGPALEPPAGGPAGAGPDDAESAADDVRAVADELAQLDPARVRIVTSGAEAPTTAALRNHGLDQARGRYVMVLGEGERLQRDACRNLWEAAERSGAELAAGRWTRRAGRRAKEQPPARIVESELYARSRAIDDLAGAPELVVADALVTGFCVRADLIERTGLRYAEDLDRGEILFGAEAATAASRIALVPNLIVGGRAPDDPAGTLEGQLAAHVRVAGLLTLQGRTALCEARDRAFLADQLVALARQFPKLDAGTRAHAAALVAALPVARTEPALRLDLPPLERVCLQLLAEGDTDGVLAAGYALGRPGAVASALTEREGKVYWRADLPDDPGERAALDVTELGHHYRPAADTPLLNRLTHCGQEGARLVLEGQLPAPLQLLPAEAPLIATLEFVARGSDGRLVFRAPVEEMWREADTVRWRASVDLGALLRVGGARDRVCDPRLALHTPTGTTTGPLFLERDRAEAVGRFRARPRLGRLFGDTWKPYVTVKHHLAFQLQARRRPGRLAAAALHYLTHFRPARKAKRLAKAVRRRFDRLCARSVKTRVYNRLLIRLPVRKGSVVFESHMGKCYGDSPRAIHEELREQRRRGMRHTWSYASSPDGFPADARLVRRLSWRYLWALARAQYWVDNQGFPLDLRKPPATTYLQTWHGSAYKRMGFAESRIKAQNAPEREKLSTALARFDHFLVRSEHDVRTLARDYRLPADSLVRCGYPRNDRLVRARATDESRGRFPRPALATELGIPDHRQVVLYAPTFRGMPKKGRTTRLPLDVRRFTERFADEYVLLVRAHYLESAALPVCPPGTLIDVSAHHDVSELLCLADALITDYSSIMFDYALLDRPMVFFAPDLDAYVAERGSYFDLRAEAPGPVAESEDELHRLMGELKKTDTAHREDRARFAEKFGGFESGQAARTAVDVLFAGRTRR